A genomic window from Periophthalmus magnuspinnatus isolate fPerMag1 chromosome 16, fPerMag1.2.pri, whole genome shotgun sequence includes:
- the si:ch211-149k23.9 gene encoding germ cell-specific gene 1-like protein, protein MLERLSRRARSLLSLTLTSLALALSILALCTSYWCEGTHKVVKPLCLSPVKMKNCGQNNSEPYTTESPTQNPYNRTLSPARKEELARIRQRQMANAVSYIWETGEDKYAFRYFHTGFWESCEKLNDGEKCRSFIDLTPGDTQGVLWLSVVSEFTYIGLLGMGFLLMWLEVLCAHKEMHSLKINAFAAICTVLSGLLGMVAHMMYTTVFQMTVIVGPKDWRPQSWDYGWSFALAWVSFSCCMGAAVVTLNSYTKTIIEMRRRQRLRLEEARSAARAPAYDDVVPGGGLYSVSGLLQCPDGMVDVAWAPNGNAVEVGNGDVPTLVLVGGCGPEGCEDCEREMDEMEGAMERIDSPC, encoded by the exons ATGTTGGAGCGTTTGTCTCGCCGTGctcgctccctcctctccctcaccttgacctctctggctctggctctgtccATCCTCGCCCTGTGCACGTCCTACTGGTGCGAGGGGACGCATAAAGTGGTGAAGCCTCTGTGTCTCTCGCCCGTCAAGATGAAGAACTGTGGGCAGAACAACAGCGAGCCTTACACTACAG AGAGTCCTACCCAGAATCCCTACAACCGCACCCTGTCCCCGGCCCGGAAGGAGGAGCTGGCCCGGATCAGGCAGCGGCAGATGGCCAACGCCGTGAGCTACATCTGGGAGACTGGAGAGGACAAGTACGCCTTCAGATACTTCCACACGGGCTTCTGGGAGAGCTGCGAGAAACTCAATGATG GAGAGAAATGTCGCAGCTTTATAGATTTAACTCCTGGAGATACACAAG GTGTGCTGTGGCTGTCGGTGGTCTCAGAGTTCACCTACATCGGCCTTTTGGGAATGGGATTCTTACTGATGTGGCTGGAAGTCCTGTGCGCTCATAAAGAAATGCACTCGCTCAAGATCAACGCGTTTGCCGCCATTTGCACAGTGCTGTCAG GTCTCTTGGGGATGGTGGCTCATATGATGTACACCACAGTGTTTCAGATGACCGTCATTGTGGGACCCAAAGACTGGAGACCTCAGTCCTGGGACTACGGCTGGTCCTTTGC CTTGGCCTGGGTGTCCTTCAGCTGCTGCATGGGCGCAGCTGTGGTCACTCTGAACTCATACACCAAAACGATAATCGAAATGCGCCGCAGACAGAGACTTCGCTTGGAGGAGGCCCGATCTGCGGCGCGTGCCCCGGCCTACGACGATGTGGTCCCAGGGGGCGGGCTCTACTCCGTCAGCGGCCTATTACAGTGCCCGGATGGGATGGTGGACGTGGCCTGGGCGCCCAATGGGAATGCAGTGGAAGTAGGAAACGGGGACGTCCCTACACTGGTGTTGGTGGGAGGATGTGGACCTGAAGGCTGTGAGGactgtgagagagagatggacgaGATGGAGGGTGCGATGGAGCGAATTGACTCTCCCTGTTAA